From a single Miscanthus floridulus cultivar M001 chromosome 8, ASM1932011v1, whole genome shotgun sequence genomic region:
- the LOC136470287 gene encoding patatin-like protein 1, translating to MPFEVGKELGGLESRLFIFSTYKVQNDTLKNAHLSDICISTSAAPTYFPAHFFKTEAADGRSREYQLVDGGVAANNPTMVAISMLTKEVHRRNLDFNVSRPTEYTNYLVISVGTGSAKQSEKYTAEQCAKWGLIQWLYNGGFTPIIDIFSHASSHMVDIHAPVLFQALHCEKNYLRIQDYTLTGDASSVDITTKENMESLIGIGQELLKKPVARVNIDTGVYESCSGEGTNVEALAHFAKQLSDERMLRKSNINSN from the exons ATGCCCTTTGAGGTAGGAAAAGAACTCGGTGGCCTAGAGTCGCggctgttcatcttctccacgtaCAAGGTCCAGAACGACACGCTCAAGAACGCGCACCTCTCCGACATCTGCATCAGCACGTCGGCGGCGCCGACCTACTTCCCGGCGCACTTCTTCAAGACCGAGGCCGCCGACGGCAGGTCCCGGGAGTACcagctcgtcgacggcggcgtCGCGGCCAACAACCCCACCATGGTCGCCATATCCATGCTCACCAAGGAGGTGCACCGTCGGAACCTGGACTTCAACGTCAGTAGGCCGACCGAGTACACGAACTACCTCGTCATCTCCGTCGGCACTGGGTCGGCGAAGCAGTCGGAGAAGTACACCGCTGAGCAGTGCGCGAAATGGGGCCTCATTCAGTGGCTGTACAACGGTGGCTTCACGCCGATCATTGACATCTTCTCACATGCCAGTTCCCACATGGTTGACATCCATGCACCCGTGCTCTTTCAGGCCCTCCACTGTGAGAAGAACTACCTTCGCATTCAG GATTATACTTTGACTGGGGACGCATCGTCAGTGGACATCACGACCAAGGAGAACATGGAGTCTCTGATCGGGATTGGCCAGGAGCTGCTCAAGAAGCCAGTGGCGAGAGTGAACATCGACACTGGGGTGTACGAGTCCTGTTCCGGTGAGGGCACAAATGTAGAGGCACTTGCTCACTTCGCCAAACAACTCTCTGACGAGCGCATGCTACGCAAGAGCAATATCAACTCCAACTAG